One segment of Clavelina lepadiformis chromosome 2, kaClaLepa1.1, whole genome shotgun sequence DNA contains the following:
- the LOC143445270 gene encoding calpain-9-like isoform X2 produces MPYYYHKRGVRQVTTTVGGHHDTDRYSRNNGARSHEPETKPSQRNTHRGQVGGGNKSGTKGGLKRYSCQIKRRGFPVDITNKSYDEIKQECLRKNILFEDPEFPADLESLFFSQRPSKRFEWKRPSEICDDPELFVGGASRFDIMQGELGDCWLLAAIASLSLNTELLYRIIPPEQSFKTDYAGIFHFQFWQYGEWVDVIVDDLLPTVNGRLVFLHSADKNEFWSALLEKAYAKLNGSYEALKGGSTTEAMEDFTGGVTEMIDLKDAPSNLFKVMEKSLKKGALMGCAIDTSSAAQREAKLPNGLLMGHAYSVTGLETLRNGPQLVRVRNPWGQVEWNGAWSDSSSKWNGFPREKKRLDVESSDDGEFWMSFPDFCKNFTKLEICNLGPDALEDDDVSSQWITSLHEGRWIRGCTAGGCRNFPDTFWINPQFRLKLEEEDDDPDDDVIGCSFIVSLMQKNRRKQKSKGQGLLTIGFALYKLKEVIDSKQILKKDYFLYNQSAARSKNYINLRENSQRFKLEPGEYVIVPSTFQPNEEADFVLRVYTEKRAGVDEIDEETKQDTTVLDEPTVEDEVSGLSIDESAENDKKFKRLFDQLTGEDGEIDAFELQDILNSVLKKNKPKHSSDEVSPVFSLEACRSMVALMDATNSGKLNYDEFKALWVRVRKWIQIFGKYDKDRSGNFDTFELREALSSAGYSLSSRLYQMLCIRYANKELKIDMNDFILLSVKLEGMFKAFNDFKGSGGNASLTLQEWLVTTMYS; encoded by the exons ATGCCATATTATTACCACAAAAGGGGTGTTCGACAAGTTACAACTACTGTGGGTGGGCATCATGACACTGATAGGTATAGTAGGAACAATGGTGCTCGAAGCCATGAGCCAGAAACCAAGCCGAGTCAAAGAAATACGCACAGGGGCCAAGTTGGTGGTGGTAATAAGTCTGGTACAAAAGGTGGCTTAAAAAG atACTCATGCCAAATAAAAAGAAGAGGTTTCCCTGTCGACATTACAAATAAAAGCTATGATGAAATTAAGCAAGAGTGCTTGAGAAAAAACATCCTGTTTGAAGATCCAGAATTTCCTGCTGATTTGGAATCACTGTTCTTTAGTCAAAGGCCAAGTAAACGATTCGAATGGAAACGACCAAGT GAAATATGTGATGATCCTGAACTATTTGTTGGTGGAGCCAGTCGTTTTGACATCATGCAAGGAGAGCTTG GTGATTGCTGGCTTTTAGCTGCTATTGCATCTCTTTCCTTGAACACTGAACTTCTTTATAGAATTATTCCGCCAGAGCAGTCATTCAAAACAGATTATGCTgggatttttcattttcaattttggcAG tatGGAGAATGGGTTGATGTCATTGTAGATGATCTCCTTCCAACAGTTAATGGAAGGCTTGTTTTTCTTCATTCTGCGGACAAGAATGAATTTTGGAGTGCTCTTTTGGAAAAAGCTTATGCCAA ATTAAATGGATCATATGAAGCCCTGAAAGGTGGAAGCACAACTGAAGCAATGGAAGATTTCACGG GTGGAGTTACTGAAATGATTGATCTAAAGGATGCCCCTTCAAATCTTTTTAAAGTCATGGAAAAGTCTCTTAAGAAGGGAGCCTTGATGGGCTGTGCTATTGAT ACTTCAAGCGCTGCGCAGCGAGAAGCCAAGTTGCCTAATGGTCTATTAATGGGTCACGCTTACAGCGTCACTGGACTAGAAACT CTTCGTAATGGACCTCAACTTGTTCGTGTTCGTAACCCTTGGGGTCAAGTTGAATGGAACGGAGCATGGAGTGACTC cTCTTCGAAGTGGAATGGTTTTCCGAGAGAGAAGAAACGTTTAGATGTTGAATCTAGTGATGATGGAGAATTTTG GATGTCATTTCCTGATTTCTGCaagaattttacaaaacttgaaatttgcaaCTTGGGCCCAGATGCGTTGGAGGATGATGACGTTAGCTCACAGTGGATTACTTCTCTTCATGAAGGTCGTTGGATCAGAGGTTGTACAGCTGGTGGATGCAGAAATTTCCCTG ACACATTTTGGATAAATCCACAATTTCGCTTGAAACTGGAAGAGGAAGATGATGATCCGgatgatgatgtcattggATGCAGTTTTATTGTGTCACTTATGCAAAAAAATCGAAGAAAACAGAAGTCTAAAGGACAAGGCCTTTTAACCATAGGATTTGCACTTTATAAG CTGAAAGAAGTGATTGATTCCAAGCAAATATTGAAGAAAGACTACTTCCTCTACAACCAGTCAGCAGCTCGTTCTAAGAACTACATCAACTTGCGTGAAAATTCTCAGCGATTTAAACTCGAACCAGGAGAATATGTCATAGTTCCTTCCACCTTCCAGCCAAATGAGGAGGCTGACTTTGTTCTAAGAGTATACACTGAGAAAAGAGCTGGTGTGGA TGAAATCGATGAAGAAACTAAGCAAGATACAACAGTCTTAGATGAACCAACAGTTGAGGAC GAAGTATCTGGATTAAGCATA GACGAAAGTGCTGAAAATGACAAGAAATTTAAGAGGTTGTTCGATCAGCTTACTGGTGAA GATGGTGAGATTGATGCATTTGAGCTTCAAGATATTCTTAACTCTGTACTGAAAAAGA ACAAGCCGAAGCACAGTTCCGATGAAGTTTCGCCAGTATTTAGTCTGGAAGCATGCCGAAGCATGGTTGCTCTTATGGAT GCAACAAATTCTGGGAAGCTTAATTACGATGAATTCAAAGCTTTATGGGTCCGTGTTCGCAAATGGATT CAAATCTTCGGCAAATATGATAAAGATCGAAGTGGAAACTTTGACACATTTGAACTGAGGGAAGCTCTTAGCTCTGCAG GTTACAGCTTAAGCAGTCGACTTTATCAAATGCTTTGCATTCGCTATGCTAACAAAGAACTTAAGATTGACATGAACGACTTCATTCTGTTATCAGTCAAGTTGGAGGGAATGTTTA AAgcatttaatgattttaaagGATCAGGTGGGAATGCCAGCTTAACCCTGCAAGAG TGGTTAGTTACAACCATGTATTCATGA
- the LOC143445270 gene encoding calpain-9-like isoform X4 yields the protein MPYYYHKRGVRQVTTTVGGHHDTDRYSRNNGARSHEPETKPSQRNTHRGQVGGGNKSGTKGGLKRYSCQIKRRGFPVDITNKSYDEIKQECLRKNILFEDPEFPADLESLFFSQRPSKRFEWKRPSEICDDPELFVGGASRFDIMQGELGDCWLLAAIASLSLNTELLYRIIPPEQSFKTDYAGIFHFQFWQYGEWVDVIVDDLLPTVNGRLVFLHSADKNEFWSALLEKAYAKLNGSYEALKGGSTTEAMEDFTGGVTEMIDLKDAPSNLFKVMEKSLKKGALMGCAIDTSSAAQREAKLPNGLLMGHAYSVTGLETLRNGPQLVRVRNPWGQVEWNGAWSDSSSKWNGFPREKKRLDVESSDDGEFWMSFPDFCKNFTKLEICNLGPDALEDDDVSSQWITSLHEGRWIRGCTAGGCRNFPDTFWINPQFRLKLEEEDDDPDDDVIGCSFIVSLMQKNRRKQKSKGQGLLTIGFALYKLKEVIDSKQILKKDYFLYNQSAARSKNYINLRENSQRFKLEPGEYVIVPSTFQPNEEADFVLRVYTEKRAGVDEIDEETKQDTTVLDEPTVEDDESAENDKKFKRLFDQLTGEDGEIDAFELQDILNSVLKKNKPKHSSDEVSPVFSLEACRSMVALMDATNSGKLNYDEFKALWVRVRKWIQIFGKYDKDRSGNFDTFELREALSSAGYSLSSRLYQMLCIRYANKELKIDMNDFILLSVKLEGMFKAFNDFKGSGGNASLTLQEWLVTTMYS from the exons ATGCCATATTATTACCACAAAAGGGGTGTTCGACAAGTTACAACTACTGTGGGTGGGCATCATGACACTGATAGGTATAGTAGGAACAATGGTGCTCGAAGCCATGAGCCAGAAACCAAGCCGAGTCAAAGAAATACGCACAGGGGCCAAGTTGGTGGTGGTAATAAGTCTGGTACAAAAGGTGGCTTAAAAAG atACTCATGCCAAATAAAAAGAAGAGGTTTCCCTGTCGACATTACAAATAAAAGCTATGATGAAATTAAGCAAGAGTGCTTGAGAAAAAACATCCTGTTTGAAGATCCAGAATTTCCTGCTGATTTGGAATCACTGTTCTTTAGTCAAAGGCCAAGTAAACGATTCGAATGGAAACGACCAAGT GAAATATGTGATGATCCTGAACTATTTGTTGGTGGAGCCAGTCGTTTTGACATCATGCAAGGAGAGCTTG GTGATTGCTGGCTTTTAGCTGCTATTGCATCTCTTTCCTTGAACACTGAACTTCTTTATAGAATTATTCCGCCAGAGCAGTCATTCAAAACAGATTATGCTgggatttttcattttcaattttggcAG tatGGAGAATGGGTTGATGTCATTGTAGATGATCTCCTTCCAACAGTTAATGGAAGGCTTGTTTTTCTTCATTCTGCGGACAAGAATGAATTTTGGAGTGCTCTTTTGGAAAAAGCTTATGCCAA ATTAAATGGATCATATGAAGCCCTGAAAGGTGGAAGCACAACTGAAGCAATGGAAGATTTCACGG GTGGAGTTACTGAAATGATTGATCTAAAGGATGCCCCTTCAAATCTTTTTAAAGTCATGGAAAAGTCTCTTAAGAAGGGAGCCTTGATGGGCTGTGCTATTGAT ACTTCAAGCGCTGCGCAGCGAGAAGCCAAGTTGCCTAATGGTCTATTAATGGGTCACGCTTACAGCGTCACTGGACTAGAAACT CTTCGTAATGGACCTCAACTTGTTCGTGTTCGTAACCCTTGGGGTCAAGTTGAATGGAACGGAGCATGGAGTGACTC cTCTTCGAAGTGGAATGGTTTTCCGAGAGAGAAGAAACGTTTAGATGTTGAATCTAGTGATGATGGAGAATTTTG GATGTCATTTCCTGATTTCTGCaagaattttacaaaacttgaaatttgcaaCTTGGGCCCAGATGCGTTGGAGGATGATGACGTTAGCTCACAGTGGATTACTTCTCTTCATGAAGGTCGTTGGATCAGAGGTTGTACAGCTGGTGGATGCAGAAATTTCCCTG ACACATTTTGGATAAATCCACAATTTCGCTTGAAACTGGAAGAGGAAGATGATGATCCGgatgatgatgtcattggATGCAGTTTTATTGTGTCACTTATGCAAAAAAATCGAAGAAAACAGAAGTCTAAAGGACAAGGCCTTTTAACCATAGGATTTGCACTTTATAAG CTGAAAGAAGTGATTGATTCCAAGCAAATATTGAAGAAAGACTACTTCCTCTACAACCAGTCAGCAGCTCGTTCTAAGAACTACATCAACTTGCGTGAAAATTCTCAGCGATTTAAACTCGAACCAGGAGAATATGTCATAGTTCCTTCCACCTTCCAGCCAAATGAGGAGGCTGACTTTGTTCTAAGAGTATACACTGAGAAAAGAGCTGGTGTGGA TGAAATCGATGAAGAAACTAAGCAAGATACAACAGTCTTAGATGAACCAACAGTTGAGGAC GACGAAAGTGCTGAAAATGACAAGAAATTTAAGAGGTTGTTCGATCAGCTTACTGGTGAA GATGGTGAGATTGATGCATTTGAGCTTCAAGATATTCTTAACTCTGTACTGAAAAAGA ACAAGCCGAAGCACAGTTCCGATGAAGTTTCGCCAGTATTTAGTCTGGAAGCATGCCGAAGCATGGTTGCTCTTATGGAT GCAACAAATTCTGGGAAGCTTAATTACGATGAATTCAAAGCTTTATGGGTCCGTGTTCGCAAATGGATT CAAATCTTCGGCAAATATGATAAAGATCGAAGTGGAAACTTTGACACATTTGAACTGAGGGAAGCTCTTAGCTCTGCAG GTTACAGCTTAAGCAGTCGACTTTATCAAATGCTTTGCATTCGCTATGCTAACAAAGAACTTAAGATTGACATGAACGACTTCATTCTGTTATCAGTCAAGTTGGAGGGAATGTTTA AAgcatttaatgattttaaagGATCAGGTGGGAATGCCAGCTTAACCCTGCAAGAG TGGTTAGTTACAACCATGTATTCATGA